A genomic segment from Juglans regia cultivar Chandler chromosome 14, Walnut 2.0, whole genome shotgun sequence encodes:
- the LOC108981193 gene encoding U-box domain-containing protein 44-like encodes MLHKEMNNIDSRSFSELMSELVAYADEVVSLSKEPGTERETSTQFALLIGKFSPFLDELGGNNKFMERSTIRKAVESLERELKLSQALIQSPNPTSVKRVEEIIDNLGRSLGLLLFASLELSTDFKDKIGELQKDLIKARFTPSSSPTSSRGSEFVSELKVESEIIEERIALDIGDVALQLKYGNDEEFKFAVWGLNELIGSGNVSHEMISEEGIIPILFNRLGSSKRDNRSTVIQLIRRLALESDDNKEKVADAGYLSMLVKSLTRDVEERREAVGLLLDLSDLTAVKRRLGRIQGCIVLLVAMLNGDDPIAAHNAGKLLNALSSNTQNALHMAEAGYFKPLVQYLKEGSDMSKILMATALSRMEITDQCRASLGEDGAIEPLVNMFNSGKLESKLSALSALQNLSVLKENIQRLVRSGIVVPLLQLLFSVTSVLMTLREPASAILARIAQSESILFNQDVAPQMLSLLNLSSPVIQCHLLQALNSISAHSSAAKVRRKMKENGAIQLLLPFLMESNTKIRSGALNLIYTLSKGLPEDLTEQLGEAHIHIIVNIISSSTSENEQAAAVGILSNLPISDKKATDILKKEKMLPILVSIMSSNATSTPTTCWLVESVAGVLIRFTNPSDKKLQHLAVEHGVIPLLVKLLSSESPVAKCRAATSLAQLSQNTLSLRKSRKSRWLCVPPSADAFCEVHDGYCFVNSTFCLVKAGAITPLVQILEGNDRQADEAVLSALATLLQDEIWENGSKCIAKMSGIQAIIKVLESGNVKAQEKALWILERILGVDECREQHGESAQVVLIDLAQNGDPKLKPTIAKLLAQLELLQTQSSYF; translated from the exons ATGTTACATAAAGAAATGAACAATATCGATAGTAGAAGCTTTTCAGAGCTCATGTCGGAACTGGTGGCGTATGCCGACGAGGTTGTCTCTCTGTCAAAAGAGCCTGGCACCGAAAGAGAGACTTCCACTCAGTTTGCACTGCTTATTGGGAAATTTTCTCCATTTCTGGATGAACTAGGGGGCAATAATAAGTTCATGGAGAGGTCAACGATTCGAAAAGCAGTGGAATCCCTTGAGAGAGAGCTTAAACTCTCTCAGGCCTTGATCCAAAGTCCCAATCCGACATCTGTTAAGCGTGTGGAGGAAATAATTGATAATCTTGGGCGGTCGCTAGGCCTTTTGCTCTTTGCTAGTCTTGAACTGTCTACAGATTTTAAAGACAAGATTGGGGAGCTACAAAAGGATTTGATTAAGGCAAGGTTTACTCCAAGTTCGAGTCCAACTTCCAGTCGGGGATCAGAGTTTGTTAGTGAGTTAAAAGTGGAGAGTGAAATTATTGAGGAGAGAATTGCTCTTGATATTGGTGATGTTGCGTTACAGCTTAAGTATGGCAATGATGAAGAATTTAAATTTGCGGTTTGGGGATTGAATGAGTTGATTGGAAGTGGAAACGTTAGTCATGAAATGATCAGTGAAGAAGGGATCATTCCAATTTTGTTTAATCGTTTAGGTTCAAGCAAGCGGGACAATAGATCGACTGTAATTCAATTAATACGAAGACTGGCTTTAGAGAGTGACGACAACAAG GAGAAGGTGGCGGATGCTGGGTATTTATCAATGCTGGTGAAGTCTTTGACACGGGATGTGGAAGAAAGGAGGGAAGCTGTGGGGCTGTTGCTAGATCTCTCAGATCTCACAGCAGTTAAGCGGCGCCTCGGCAGAATTCAAGGTTGCATTGTTTTGCTGGTTGCGATGCTAAATGGGGATGATCCCATTGCTGCCCACAATGCAGGGAAGCTGTTAAATGCCCTTTCAAGTAATACTCAGAATGCGCTTCATATGGCCGAGGCCGGTTACTTCAAGCCACTAGTGCAGTACCTGAAGGAAG GTTCTGACATGAGTAAGATTCTCATGGCAACAGCACTCTCAAGAATGGAGATCACAGATCAGTGTAGAGCTTCCCTTGGAGAAGATGGGGCGATTGAACCCCTTGTTAATATGTTCAATTCAGGGAAACTAGAATCTAAATTGTCAGCTTTAAGTGCATTGCAAAATTTATCTgtattgaaagaaaacatcCAACGCTTGGTCCGTTCAGGCATAGTGGTGCCTCTTCTTCAGCTTCTCTTTTCTGTGACTTCTGTGCTCATGACTCTTCGGGAGCCAGCATCAGCAATTCTTGCAAGGATAGCTCAGTCAGAATCTATTCTTTTTAACCAAGATGTGGCTCCGCAGATGCTCTCACTTTTAAATCTTTCGAGTCCAGTAATTCAGTGTCATCTCTTACAAGCACTCAACAGCATTTCTGCCCATTCAAGTGCGGCCAAAGTTAGAAGAAAGATGAAGGAAAATGGTGCAATTCAACTTCTACTACCCTTTCTGATGGAAAGTAACACAAAAATCAGGAGTGGGGCCTTAAATTTGATTTACACACTCTCTAAAGGTTTACCAGAAGACTTAACCGAACAGCTTGGAGAAGCCCATATTCACATCATTGtcaatatcatctcatcatcaacATCCGAGAATGAACAAGCTGCTGCCGTTGGCATACTTAGCAATCTTCCCATTAGTGATAAAAAAGCAACAGATATActtaagaaggaaaaaatgcTGCCTATTTTGGTCTCCATTATGAGTTCCAATGCAACTTCAACACCCACAACATGCTGGTTAGTGGAGAGTGTTGCAGGTGTATTAATCAGGTTCACAAACCCTTCGGATAAGAAATTACAGCACCTCGCCGTGGAACACGGGGTTATTCCTCTGCTTGTGAAATTGCTCTCAAGTGAGTCACCAGTTGCAAAATGCAGAGCTGCAACCTCACTTGCCCAGTTATCACAAAATACACTCTCCCTTAGAAAGTCAAGAAAGTCTAGGTGGTTGTGTGTTCCTCCTTCTGCAGACGCATTTTGTGAAGTTCATGATGGCTACTGCTTTGTTAACAGCACATTTTGTTTGGTCAAGGCAGGTGCTATAACCCCACTTGTCCAAATATTGGAAGGTAACGATAGGCAAGCAGATGAAGCTGTGCTCAGTGCCCTTGCAACCCTCTTGCAAGATGAGATTTGGGAGAATGGAAGTAAATGCATAGCAAAAATGTCAGGCATTCAAGCCATCATAAAAGTTTTAGAATCAGGGAACGTAAAGGCTCAGGAGAAAGCACTATGGATATTGGAGAGGATTTTAGGGGTGGACGAATGCAGAGAACAGCATGGGGAATCTGCTCAGGTGGTGCTTATCGATTTAGCACAGAATGGGGATCCTAAGTTAAAACCAACAATTGCAAAATTATTGGCGCAGCTTGAGCTCTTGCAGACTCAGTCTAGTTACTTTTGA